In one uncultured Devosia sp. genomic region, the following are encoded:
- a CDS encoding organic hydroperoxide resistance protein: MSIKSAVYTAHAHTTGGRTGTSKTDDGRLEVTLDTPAAMGGNDGPGTNPEQLFAAGYSACFLGALKAVARGEKIKVPDETTIDASVSFGENANEGAKGFNIAVELKVTLPGFDKAEAEALVHKAHEVCPYSNATRGNVDVKLTVA, from the coding sequence ATGTCGATCAAATCCGCTGTCTACACCGCCCATGCCCACACCACCGGTGGCCGCACCGGCACCAGCAAGACCGATGACGGCCGCCTGGAAGTGACGCTGGATACGCCCGCCGCCATGGGCGGCAATGACGGCCCCGGCACCAATCCCGAGCAGCTCTTCGCGGCCGGCTATTCCGCCTGCTTCCTCGGCGCGCTCAAGGCTGTCGCCCGCGGTGAAAAGATCAAGGTTCCCGACGAGACCACCATCGATGCCTCGGTGTCCTTTGGCGAGAATGCCAATGAAGGCGCCAAGGGTTTCAACATTGCGGTCGAGCTCAAGGTGACCCTGCCCGGCTTCGACAAGGCGGAAGCTGAAGCCTTGGTCCACAAGGCCCATGAAGTTTGCCCCTATTCGAATGCCACGCGCGGCAATGTCGACGTCAAGCTGACCGTCGCCTGA
- a CDS encoding MarR family transcriptional regulator, whose amino-acid sequence MAKSADPMQLDSMLCFAVYAAGHAFTRFYKPRLDALGLTYPQYLVFLVLWEADGLTVKALGEKLFLDSGTITPLLKRLEARGLVRRQRDAEDERLVRIFLTDEGRGLRAKALAVPLEVGKVLGGTVEDGAKLREALHLLRERLDAVE is encoded by the coding sequence ATGGCCAAGTCCGCCGATCCGATGCAGCTTGATTCCATGCTGTGCTTCGCCGTCTATGCGGCCGGCCATGCGTTCACGCGCTTCTACAAACCGCGGCTGGATGCGCTGGGCCTCACCTATCCGCAATATCTGGTCTTCCTCGTGCTCTGGGAAGCAGATGGTTTGACGGTAAAGGCGCTGGGGGAGAAATTGTTCCTCGATAGCGGCACGATCACGCCGCTGCTCAAGCGGCTGGAAGCGCGTGGCTTGGTGCGCCGCCAACGTGATGCCGAGGATGAGCGGCTGGTGCGGATTTTCCTGACCGACGAAGGCAGGGGGCTAAGGGCCAAAGCCTTGGCCGTGCCCCTCGAAGTGGGCAAGGTTCTGGGCGGCACGGTCGAGGATGGCGCAAAGCTGCGCGAAGCCTTGCATCTGCTTCGGGAGCGGCTGGATGCGGTTGAGTGA